The following are encoded in a window of Stigmatopora nigra isolate UIUO_SnigA chromosome 23, RoL_Snig_1.1, whole genome shotgun sequence genomic DNA:
- the LOC144181303 gene encoding protein arginine N-methyltransferase 8-like, whose product MGLGHSSRCLLLRRKMAEADSCERHHQAVTSHFSQTSHPLLAVKPVSAAHHHHQHAPRDAQAFRATRSKGAASVNLEEMTSRDYYFDSYAHFGIHEEMLKDEVRTLTYRNAMYHNKHVFKDKVVLDVGSGTGILSMFAANAGAKHVYGIECSSISEYSEKIIKSNHLHNVVTIFRGKVEEVELPVEQVDIIISEWMGYCLFYESMLNTVIFARDKWLKPGGLMFPDRASLYVMAIEDRQYKDFKIHWWENVYGFDMSCIRNVAIKEPLVDVVDPKQVVTNACLLKEVDIYTVKADDLTFTSAFCLQVQRNDYVHALVTYFSVEFTKCHKKTGFSTAPDAASTHWKQTVFYLEDYLTVKKGEEIFGSIAVRPNEKNVRDLEFTLELDFKGQLCDAAISHDYKMR is encoded by the exons ATGGGACTCGGTCACTCGTCGCGTTGCTTGCTGCTACGGCGGAAGATGGCGGAGGCGGACAGTTGCGAG CGGCACCACCAGGCCGTCACCTCCCACTTCTCCCAAACCAGCCATCCCCTTTTGGCAGTTAAACCAGTTTCTgctgcccaccaccaccaccagcatgcCCCCCGTGACGCCCAGGCGTTCCGCGCCACTCGGAGCAAGGGCGCTGCGTCCGTCAACCTGGAGGAAATGACATCACGCGACTATTACTTTGACTCCTACGCCCACTTTGGCATCCATGAG GAGATGCTGAAGGACGAAGTGCGTACGCTAACGTACCGCAACGCCATGTATCACAACAAGCATGTGTTCAAGGACAAGGTAGTGCTGGACGTTGGCAGCGGGACGGGAATCTTGTCGATGTTTGCCGCCAACGCCGGCGCCAAACACGTCTATGGG ATCGAATGCTCCAGCATATCAGAATATTCAGAGAAGATCATCAAATCCAACCACCTGCACAACG TCGTCACCATCTTTCGGGGGAAAGTGGAGGAGGTGGAGCTTCCCGTGGAGCAGGTGGACATCATCATCTCCGAGTGGATGGGCTACTGTCTCTTCTACGAGTCAATGCTCAATACAGTCATCTTCGCTAGGGACAAGTGGCTG AAACCTGGTGGTCTCATGTTCCCTGATCGAGCTTCTCTCTACGTGATGGCCATTGAAGACAGGCAATACAAAGACTTCAAGATACATT ggtgGGAGAACGTCTACGGCTTTGACATGAGCTGCATTCGCAACGTGGCCATCAAGGAACCTCTGGTGGATGTGGTAGACCCCAAGCAGGTGGTCACCAACGCTTGTCTACTAAAG GAAGTGGACATCTACACGGTGAAAGCGGACGACCTGACCTTCACGTCGGCGTTCTGCCTGCAGGTGCAGCGCAACGACTACGTGCACGCGTTAGTCACCTACTTCAGCGTCGAGTTTACCAAGTGTCACAAGAAGACGGGATTCTCTACTG CACCCGACGCGGCAAGTACGCACTGGAAGCAGACCGTCTTCTACCTAGAAGACTACCTGACGGTGAAGAAAGGCGAGGAGATCTTTGGCAGCATCGCCGTCAGGCCCAATGAGAAAAATGTG CGTGACCTGGAATTCACCTTGGAACTCGACTTTAAAGGCCAACTGTGTGACGCCGCCATCTCCCACGACTATAAAATGCGTTAA
- the cracr2ab gene encoding EF-hand calcium-binding domain-containing protein 4B isoform X2 produces MARKEECGQAGGRGSDWGRIALLDKTKEFFQTCDADGRGFITRTDMRRLHRELPLSAEELEDVFDSLDTQRSGYLTLEAFSLGFSQFLHGRRISVSEDPIRTTGASFRTKEAFYQSQWDAKLSRVEDEEERHFCMLLDSLGASHVFEDPGEVRSLWAQLRRDEPHLLSNFEEFLARVTHQIKEAHQEKRDMESALQRKAATHHDEIRHLYEEMEAQIKTEKEKLVLKDTERLQSRSQDLEDQLTTKEKELDLLFQKQKRLEVECRELNSEKQESHVENIKLKDQLAMLQEQAERLHQDKEMEMYRVTEGLQREKQSLMKQLDLLREMNKHLKDERDICSGVPRTSLRKKQKQRAGLAGAFDDGGHPAKRSPVVPEVSYQSLEALPIEHLQIVFVASSSCSEDDAIAVKKSGGPANGYGPPTSSRVHNVRPKAKKAIARSSSFRRTARERPRRMDPKPDVADEAPDSPPDGWPLRRVISIEEDHLPHLLQGGPQLLLHQLSEEEDGEEVRGRSESGKAGILKETPTSPRGQPVGKETHYVAETSASGPSRLFKVVLVGNSSVGKTSLLRSFCEGHFYPSTAATVGVDFSVKTLTLNNMQIAMQLWDTAGQERYRSITKQFFRKADGVVVMYDVTSDESFKALRPWLANVKDAAGEGVQILVLGNKMDMDGEREVSFKEAEQLAQENKVMFYEVSAYTGKNVAESLTQLARVLMEQEDGVRDTTVILSAQPLKKKACCK; encoded by the exons ATGGCGCGCAAGGAAGAGTGCGGACAAGCCGGCGGACGCGGTTCAGACTGGGGTCGCATCGCTCTACTGGATAAAACCAAAGAGTTCTTCCAGACTTGTGACGCCGATGgtcggggattcatcacacgcACTGACATGAGG AGGCTCCACAGAGAGCTGCCGTTATCAGCTGAAGAATTGGAAGACGTCTTCGACTCTCTGGATACGCAACGTAGCGGTTACCTCACCTTGGAGGCCTTCTCTCTTGGATTCA GTCAGTTTCTTCACGGCCGGAGAATCTCGGTGAGTGAGGATCCCATCCGGACGACGGGTGCTAGTTTCAGGACCAAGGAGGCCTTCTATCAGAGCCAATGGGATGCCAAGCTGTCCAGGgttgaggatgaggaggaacgACATTTCTGCATGTTGCTGGATAGCCTCGGAGCCAGTCATGTTTTTGAGGA ccCGGGCGAAGTTCGAAGTCTTTGGGCGCAGCTGCGGCGAGACGAGCCTCACCTTCTGTCCAACTTTGAGGAGTTCCTGGCAAGGGTCACCCATCAAATCAAGGAGGCGCACCAGGAGAAGCGTGACATGGAGAGCGCCCTCCAAAG GAAGGCAGCGACCCACCATGATGAAATCCGCCACCTGTACGAAGAAATGGAAGCGCAAATCAAGACCGAGAAGGAAAAGCTAGTGCTGAAG GACACGGAGCGTCTTCAGTCCAGAAGCCAGGATCTGGAAGACCAGCTGACTACCAAGGAAAAGGAGCTGGACCTGCTTTTCCAAAAACAGAAGAGG TTGGAGGTGGAGTGCCGTGAACTGAACAGCGAAAAGCAAGAGAGCCACGTGGAGAACATCAAGCTTAAG GACCAGCTGGCCATGCTCCAGGAACAGGCAGAACGTCTGCACCAGGACAAGGAGAT GGAAATGTATAGAGTCACAGAAGGACTGCAACGAGAAAAACAAAGCCTCATGAAGCAGCTGGACCTCCTTAG GGAGATGAACAAACATCTCAAGGACGAGCGCGACATCTGCTCCGGTGTG CCAAGAACGTCTCTGAGGAAGAAACAGAAACAGCGAGCCGGCCTGGCCGGCGCCTTCGACGATGGCGGCCATCCAGCTAAAAG aTCTCCTGTGGTGCCGGAGGTCTCCTACCAGTCATTGGAGGCCTTGCCTATCGAGCACCTTCAAATCGTATTTGTTGCTTCCTCTTCATGCAGTGAGGACGACGCCATCGCCGTCAAGAAAAGCGGCGGACCGGCCAACGGCTACGGGCCCCCCACCTCCTCAAGAGTTCACAACGTGAGGCCCAAAGCCAAGAAGGCCATCGCCCGCTCCTCCAGTTTTCGGAGGACGGCGCGAGAGCGGCCCAGGAGGATGGACCCCAAACCCGACGTGGCAGACGAGGCCCCCGACTCGCCCCCGGACGGTTGGCCCCTCCGTCGGGTCATCTCCATCGAAGAGGACCACCTGCCTCACCTTCTCCAAGGGGGGCCGCAGCTTCTCCTACACCAACTCAGCGAGGAAGAAGACGGCGAGGAGGTCCGTGGCCGTTCGGAATCCGGGAAAGCTGGCATTTTGAAGGAGACCCCCACGTCCCCACGGGGACAGCCTGTAGGGAAGGAGACCCATTAT GTGGCGGAAACATCGGCGTCGGGGCCAAGTCGTTTGTTTAAGGTGGTCCTGGTGGGCAACTCCAGTGTGGGCAAGACGTCACTTCTGCGCTCCTTCTGTGAGGGACATTTCTACCCCTCCACTGCTGCTACAGTGg GTGTGGACTTCAGCGTGAAGACGTTAACCTTGAACAACATGCAGATAGCGATGCAGCTTTGGGACACGGCCGGCCAGGAGAG GTACCGCAGCATCACCAAACAGTTCTTCCGCAAGGCCGATGGCGTGGTGGTGATGTACGACGTCACGTCAGATGAGAGCTTCAAGGCACTGCGCCCTTGGCTTGCCAATGTCaag GACGCAGCGGGAGAAGGTGTGCAAATTCTGGTTCTGGGTAACAAAATGGACATGGACGGGGAAAGGGAGGTGTCTTTTAAAGAAGCAGAACAGCTTGCTCAG GAAAACAAAGTGATGTTCTATGAAGTCAGCGCCTACACGGGCAAGAACGTCGCAGAGTCCTTGACGCAATTAGCTAG AGTGTTGATGGAGCAAGAAGATGGAGTCCGAGACACGACAGTGATCCTCAGCGCGCAAcccttgaagaaaaaagcctgctGCAAGTAA
- the cracr2ab gene encoding EF-hand calcium-binding domain-containing protein 4B isoform X1, with translation MARKEECGQAGGRGSDWGRIALLDKTKEFFQTCDADGRGFITRTDMRRLHRELPLSAEELEDVFDSLDTQRSGYLTLEAFSLGFSQFLHGRRISVSEDPIRTTGASFRTKEAFYQSQWDAKLSRVEDEEERHFCMLLDSLGASHVFEDPGEVRSLWAQLRRDEPHLLSNFEEFLARVTHQIKEAHQEKRDMESALQRKAATHHDEIRHLYEEMEAQIKTEKEKLVLKDTERLQSRSQDLEDQLTTKEKELDLLFQKQKRLEVECRELNSEKQESHVENIKLKVTNDELARALESTSQELLVSQDQLAMLQEQAERLHQDKEMEMYRVTEGLQREKQSLMKQLDLLREMNKHLKDERDICSGVPRTSLRKKQKQRAGLAGAFDDGGHPAKRSPVVPEVSYQSLEALPIEHLQIVFVASSSCSEDDAIAVKKSGGPANGYGPPTSSRVHNVRPKAKKAIARSSSFRRTARERPRRMDPKPDVADEAPDSPPDGWPLRRVISIEEDHLPHLLQGGPQLLLHQLSEEEDGEEVRGRSESGKAGILKETPTSPRGQPVGKETHYVAETSASGPSRLFKVVLVGNSSVGKTSLLRSFCEGHFYPSTAATVGVDFSVKTLTLNNMQIAMQLWDTAGQERYRSITKQFFRKADGVVVMYDVTSDESFKALRPWLANVKDAAGEGVQILVLGNKMDMDGEREVSFKEAEQLAQENKVMFYEVSAYTGKNVAESLTQLARVLMEQEDGVRDTTVILSAQPLKKKACCK, from the exons ATGGCGCGCAAGGAAGAGTGCGGACAAGCCGGCGGACGCGGTTCAGACTGGGGTCGCATCGCTCTACTGGATAAAACCAAAGAGTTCTTCCAGACTTGTGACGCCGATGgtcggggattcatcacacgcACTGACATGAGG AGGCTCCACAGAGAGCTGCCGTTATCAGCTGAAGAATTGGAAGACGTCTTCGACTCTCTGGATACGCAACGTAGCGGTTACCTCACCTTGGAGGCCTTCTCTCTTGGATTCA GTCAGTTTCTTCACGGCCGGAGAATCTCGGTGAGTGAGGATCCCATCCGGACGACGGGTGCTAGTTTCAGGACCAAGGAGGCCTTCTATCAGAGCCAATGGGATGCCAAGCTGTCCAGGgttgaggatgaggaggaacgACATTTCTGCATGTTGCTGGATAGCCTCGGAGCCAGTCATGTTTTTGAGGA ccCGGGCGAAGTTCGAAGTCTTTGGGCGCAGCTGCGGCGAGACGAGCCTCACCTTCTGTCCAACTTTGAGGAGTTCCTGGCAAGGGTCACCCATCAAATCAAGGAGGCGCACCAGGAGAAGCGTGACATGGAGAGCGCCCTCCAAAG GAAGGCAGCGACCCACCATGATGAAATCCGCCACCTGTACGAAGAAATGGAAGCGCAAATCAAGACCGAGAAGGAAAAGCTAGTGCTGAAG GACACGGAGCGTCTTCAGTCCAGAAGCCAGGATCTGGAAGACCAGCTGACTACCAAGGAAAAGGAGCTGGACCTGCTTTTCCAAAAACAGAAGAGG TTGGAGGTGGAGTGCCGTGAACTGAACAGCGAAAAGCAAGAGAGCCACGTGGAGAACATCAAGCTTAAGGTGACCAACGACGAGCTGGCGCGGGCACTGGAGAGCACTAGCCAGGAGTTGCTGGTCTCTCAGGACCAGCTGGCCATGCTCCAGGAACAGGCAGAACGTCTGCACCAGGACAAGGAGAT GGAAATGTATAGAGTCACAGAAGGACTGCAACGAGAAAAACAAAGCCTCATGAAGCAGCTGGACCTCCTTAG GGAGATGAACAAACATCTCAAGGACGAGCGCGACATCTGCTCCGGTGTG CCAAGAACGTCTCTGAGGAAGAAACAGAAACAGCGAGCCGGCCTGGCCGGCGCCTTCGACGATGGCGGCCATCCAGCTAAAAG aTCTCCTGTGGTGCCGGAGGTCTCCTACCAGTCATTGGAGGCCTTGCCTATCGAGCACCTTCAAATCGTATTTGTTGCTTCCTCTTCATGCAGTGAGGACGACGCCATCGCCGTCAAGAAAAGCGGCGGACCGGCCAACGGCTACGGGCCCCCCACCTCCTCAAGAGTTCACAACGTGAGGCCCAAAGCCAAGAAGGCCATCGCCCGCTCCTCCAGTTTTCGGAGGACGGCGCGAGAGCGGCCCAGGAGGATGGACCCCAAACCCGACGTGGCAGACGAGGCCCCCGACTCGCCCCCGGACGGTTGGCCCCTCCGTCGGGTCATCTCCATCGAAGAGGACCACCTGCCTCACCTTCTCCAAGGGGGGCCGCAGCTTCTCCTACACCAACTCAGCGAGGAAGAAGACGGCGAGGAGGTCCGTGGCCGTTCGGAATCCGGGAAAGCTGGCATTTTGAAGGAGACCCCCACGTCCCCACGGGGACAGCCTGTAGGGAAGGAGACCCATTAT GTGGCGGAAACATCGGCGTCGGGGCCAAGTCGTTTGTTTAAGGTGGTCCTGGTGGGCAACTCCAGTGTGGGCAAGACGTCACTTCTGCGCTCCTTCTGTGAGGGACATTTCTACCCCTCCACTGCTGCTACAGTGg GTGTGGACTTCAGCGTGAAGACGTTAACCTTGAACAACATGCAGATAGCGATGCAGCTTTGGGACACGGCCGGCCAGGAGAG GTACCGCAGCATCACCAAACAGTTCTTCCGCAAGGCCGATGGCGTGGTGGTGATGTACGACGTCACGTCAGATGAGAGCTTCAAGGCACTGCGCCCTTGGCTTGCCAATGTCaag GACGCAGCGGGAGAAGGTGTGCAAATTCTGGTTCTGGGTAACAAAATGGACATGGACGGGGAAAGGGAGGTGTCTTTTAAAGAAGCAGAACAGCTTGCTCAG GAAAACAAAGTGATGTTCTATGAAGTCAGCGCCTACACGGGCAAGAACGTCGCAGAGTCCTTGACGCAATTAGCTAG AGTGTTGATGGAGCAAGAAGATGGAGTCCGAGACACGACAGTGATCCTCAGCGCGCAAcccttgaagaaaaaagcctgctGCAAGTAA
- the ccdc59 gene encoding thyroid transcription factor 1-associated protein 26 homolog produces MAPIDPKTKKSAIQGGSWKNPQKRNAGVKKRKWIPENKFFQGSIQEGQGFAFDRKEKVKHEYNKIVRKEQRKKQTPLLSLYHNEYPDHLKHLYMAEANKEKKEMWTNRLNRAKQRMKKQDQEEEMAVEETTISEETTISEETTISEETTISEETTISEETTISEETTISDPTPPADPDEKDTETPTETIERLPLSNRMKNRRDHKSSIQKSQELYEQIQEKRRQKEEAFQKRKQQREEAIRKYKEKKNETFQMLCKKTKKGQPNLNLQMDYLLQKIQKNTENK; encoded by the exons ATGGCACCAATTGATCCGAAAACGAAGAAAAGTGCGATTCAAGGAGGAAGTTGGAAGAATCCACAAAAACGAAATGCTGGCGTCAAAAAGAGGAAATGGATTCCAGAAAACAAATTTTTCCAAGGAAGTATTCAAGAAG GTCAAGGTTTTGCTTTCGATCGTAAAGAGAAAGTGAAGCATGAATATAACAAGATCGTGCGCAAGGAGCAGAGAAAAAAGCAGACGCCCTTGTTATCGCTTTACCACAATGAATATCCAGATCACCTCAAACATTTGTACATGGCCGAGGCCAataaagagaagaaagaaatgTGGACTAACAGACTGAACCGAGCCAAACAGAGAATGAAAAAACAGGATCAGGAAGAAGAGATGGCGGTTGAGGAAACGACTATTTCTGAGGAAACGACTATTTCTGAGGAAACGACTATTTCTGAGGAAACGACTATTTCTGAGGAAACGACTATTTCTGAGGAAACGACTATTTCTGAGGAAACGACTATTTCTGATCCAACGCCTCCTGCCGATCCCGATGAAAAAGATACAGAAACGCCAACAGAGACGATAGAAAG GCTTCCCTTGAGCAACCGCATGAAGAATAGAAGGGACCACAAGTCATCTATCCAGAAGTCGCAGGAGCTGTACGAGCAAATCCAAGAAAAACGGAGGCAAAAAGAAGAG GCTTTCCAAAAGCGCAAGCAACAGCGAGAAGAGGCCATCCGGAAgtataaggagaaaaaaaatgagacctTTCAGATGTTgtgcaaaaaaaccaaaaagggGCAACCCAATCTCAATCTTCAAATGGACTACTTACTTCAGAAGATCcagaaaaatacagaaaacaaataa
- the cracr2ab gene encoding EF-hand calcium-binding domain-containing protein 4B isoform X3, with amino-acid sequence MARKEECGQAGGRGSDWGRIALLDKTKEFFQTCDADGRGFITRTDMRRLHRELPLSAEELEDVFDSLDTQRSGYLTLEAFSLGFSQFLHGRRISVSEDPIRTTGASFRTKEAFYQSQWDAKLSRVEDEEERHFCMLLDSLGASHVFEDPGEVRSLWAQLRRDEPHLLSNFEEFLARVTHQIKEAHQEKRDMESALQRKAATHHDEIRHLYEEMEAQIKTEKEKLVLKDTERLQSRSQDLEDQLTTKEKELDLLFQKQKRLEVECRELNSEKQESHVENIKLKVTNDELARALESTSQELLVSQDQLAMLQEQAERLHQDKEMEMYRVTEGLQREKQSLMKQLDLLREMNKHLKDERDICSGVPRTSLRKKQKQRAGLAGAFDDGGHPAKSEDDAIAVKKSGGPANGYGPPTSSRVHNVRPKAKKAIARSSSFRRTARERPRRMDPKPDVADEAPDSPPDGWPLRRVISIEEDHLPHLLQGGPQLLLHQLSEEEDGEEVRGRSESGKAGILKETPTSPRGQPVGKETHYVAETSASGPSRLFKVVLVGNSSVGKTSLLRSFCEGHFYPSTAATVGVDFSVKTLTLNNMQIAMQLWDTAGQERYRSITKQFFRKADGVVVMYDVTSDESFKALRPWLANVKDAAGEGVQILVLGNKMDMDGEREVSFKEAEQLAQENKVMFYEVSAYTGKNVAESLTQLARVLMEQEDGVRDTTVILSAQPLKKKACCK; translated from the exons ATGGCGCGCAAGGAAGAGTGCGGACAAGCCGGCGGACGCGGTTCAGACTGGGGTCGCATCGCTCTACTGGATAAAACCAAAGAGTTCTTCCAGACTTGTGACGCCGATGgtcggggattcatcacacgcACTGACATGAGG AGGCTCCACAGAGAGCTGCCGTTATCAGCTGAAGAATTGGAAGACGTCTTCGACTCTCTGGATACGCAACGTAGCGGTTACCTCACCTTGGAGGCCTTCTCTCTTGGATTCA GTCAGTTTCTTCACGGCCGGAGAATCTCGGTGAGTGAGGATCCCATCCGGACGACGGGTGCTAGTTTCAGGACCAAGGAGGCCTTCTATCAGAGCCAATGGGATGCCAAGCTGTCCAGGgttgaggatgaggaggaacgACATTTCTGCATGTTGCTGGATAGCCTCGGAGCCAGTCATGTTTTTGAGGA ccCGGGCGAAGTTCGAAGTCTTTGGGCGCAGCTGCGGCGAGACGAGCCTCACCTTCTGTCCAACTTTGAGGAGTTCCTGGCAAGGGTCACCCATCAAATCAAGGAGGCGCACCAGGAGAAGCGTGACATGGAGAGCGCCCTCCAAAG GAAGGCAGCGACCCACCATGATGAAATCCGCCACCTGTACGAAGAAATGGAAGCGCAAATCAAGACCGAGAAGGAAAAGCTAGTGCTGAAG GACACGGAGCGTCTTCAGTCCAGAAGCCAGGATCTGGAAGACCAGCTGACTACCAAGGAAAAGGAGCTGGACCTGCTTTTCCAAAAACAGAAGAGG TTGGAGGTGGAGTGCCGTGAACTGAACAGCGAAAAGCAAGAGAGCCACGTGGAGAACATCAAGCTTAAGGTGACCAACGACGAGCTGGCGCGGGCACTGGAGAGCACTAGCCAGGAGTTGCTGGTCTCTCAGGACCAGCTGGCCATGCTCCAGGAACAGGCAGAACGTCTGCACCAGGACAAGGAGAT GGAAATGTATAGAGTCACAGAAGGACTGCAACGAGAAAAACAAAGCCTCATGAAGCAGCTGGACCTCCTTAG GGAGATGAACAAACATCTCAAGGACGAGCGCGACATCTGCTCCGGTGTG CCAAGAACGTCTCTGAGGAAGAAACAGAAACAGCGAGCCGGCCTGGCCGGCGCCTTCGACGATGGCGGCCATCCAGCTAAAAG TGAGGACGACGCCATCGCCGTCAAGAAAAGCGGCGGACCGGCCAACGGCTACGGGCCCCCCACCTCCTCAAGAGTTCACAACGTGAGGCCCAAAGCCAAGAAGGCCATCGCCCGCTCCTCCAGTTTTCGGAGGACGGCGCGAGAGCGGCCCAGGAGGATGGACCCCAAACCCGACGTGGCAGACGAGGCCCCCGACTCGCCCCCGGACGGTTGGCCCCTCCGTCGGGTCATCTCCATCGAAGAGGACCACCTGCCTCACCTTCTCCAAGGGGGGCCGCAGCTTCTCCTACACCAACTCAGCGAGGAAGAAGACGGCGAGGAGGTCCGTGGCCGTTCGGAATCCGGGAAAGCTGGCATTTTGAAGGAGACCCCCACGTCCCCACGGGGACAGCCTGTAGGGAAGGAGACCCATTAT GTGGCGGAAACATCGGCGTCGGGGCCAAGTCGTTTGTTTAAGGTGGTCCTGGTGGGCAACTCCAGTGTGGGCAAGACGTCACTTCTGCGCTCCTTCTGTGAGGGACATTTCTACCCCTCCACTGCTGCTACAGTGg GTGTGGACTTCAGCGTGAAGACGTTAACCTTGAACAACATGCAGATAGCGATGCAGCTTTGGGACACGGCCGGCCAGGAGAG GTACCGCAGCATCACCAAACAGTTCTTCCGCAAGGCCGATGGCGTGGTGGTGATGTACGACGTCACGTCAGATGAGAGCTTCAAGGCACTGCGCCCTTGGCTTGCCAATGTCaag GACGCAGCGGGAGAAGGTGTGCAAATTCTGGTTCTGGGTAACAAAATGGACATGGACGGGGAAAGGGAGGTGTCTTTTAAAGAAGCAGAACAGCTTGCTCAG GAAAACAAAGTGATGTTCTATGAAGTCAGCGCCTACACGGGCAAGAACGTCGCAGAGTCCTTGACGCAATTAGCTAG AGTGTTGATGGAGCAAGAAGATGGAGTCCGAGACACGACAGTGATCCTCAGCGCGCAAcccttgaagaaaaaagcctgctGCAAGTAA